Proteins found in one Arachis stenosperma cultivar V10309 chromosome 8, arast.V10309.gnm1.PFL2, whole genome shotgun sequence genomic segment:
- the LOC130945908 gene encoding protein C2-DOMAIN ABA-RELATED 7-like, with protein sequence METILGFIKLRINRGINLAKRDAYSSDPYVVVKMGEQKLKTAFIRKNINPVWNEELTLYVKDVATPIYLQVFDKDTFTKDDEMGDAVIDLRPYIECHLIGMESMPDGCVVKRIQPNRTNCLAEESTCFWRNGSIVQRMMLRLKNVECGEIECEIEWRDIPGCNGLAELTKS encoded by the exons ATGGAAACTATACTTGGTTTTATCAAACTTAGGATTAATAGAGGCATTAATCTTGCAAAACGCGATGCTTATTCAAGCGACCCTTATGTTGTTGTCAAAATGGGTGAACAG AAGCTGAAAACTGCGTTCATACGTAAAAATATTAATCCGGTGTGGAATGAAGAATTGACGCTATACGTTAAGGATGTTGCAACTCCAATATATCTG CAAGTTTTTGACAAAGACACATTCACTAAGGACGATGAAATGGGTGATGCAGTTATAGATTTAAGGCCGTATATTGAGTGTCATTTGATTGGAATGGAGAGTATGCCAGATGGATGTGTGGTGAAGAGAATTCAACCAAATAGAACTAACTGTCTTGCTGAAGAGAGCACATGCTTTTGGCGCAATGGGAGTATAGTCCAACGTATGATGCTAAGATTGAAAAATGTTGAGTGTGGCGAAATAGAGTGTGAAATTGAGTGGCGTGATATTCCTGGCTGTAATGGTTTAGCAGAGCTAACAAAATCTTGA
- the LOC130943436 gene encoding cyanidin 3-O-galactoside 2''-O-xylosyltransferase FGGT1-like: MDASSPLHIAMFPWFAMGHLIPYLHLSNKLAKRGHRISFFTPKRTQSKLQHLNLHPHLITFIPITVPHVDTLPLHAETTSDVPFSSYKHIATAMDHTEKDIELLLQNLKPQIVLFDFQHWLPNLARSLGIKSVQYQIGNPATFAYLSGHTRGIHFSAENLMKPPQGFPDSSIRLRAHEAQRVVTASKFEFGSGITLYDRFNTGTKFADAMAYKGCKEIDGDYINYMKSQLERKPIMLSGPLLPEPTNSTLDEKWDSWLSGFNTKHVIYCALGSECSLNKSQLQELVLGLELTGFPFLAALKPPVEFDSIEQVLPEGFKERVEGSGVVYDGWVQQQLILEHPSVGCFITHCGAASITEALVSSCQLVLLPGPYSDHAIAARNLGSRLKVGIEVEKGEEDGLFSKENVCIAVKTAMDDENQVGKEIRENHSKIRNLLLSNDFESSCIDGFVGELQSLL, encoded by the coding sequence ATGGATGCTTCTTCTCCTCTGCACATAGCAATGTTTCCATGGTTTGCAATGGGGCACCTAATCCCATATCTTCACCTCTCCAACAAGCTTGCAAAGAGAGGCCACAGAATCTCCTTCTTCACCCCCAAAAGAACACAGTCAAAGCTTCAACACCTAAACCTTCACCCCCACCTCATCACCTTCATCCCCATCACTGTTCCTCACGTGGACACCCTTCCCCTCCATGCAGAGACCACTTCAGACGTTCCTTTCTCTTCCTACAAACACATCGCCACCGCCATGGACCATACTGAGAAAGACATAGAGCTTCTCCTCCAGAATCTAAAGCCGCAAATTGTTCTCTTCGATTTCCAACATTGGCTTCCAAACTTGGCGCGAAGCCTCGGCATTAAGAGTGTCCAATACCAAATCGGTAACCCAGCCACTTTTGCATACCTTTCAGGCCACACAAGAGGAATTCATTTTAGTGCAGAAAACCTTATGAAACCGCCTCAGGGGTTTCCAGATTCATCTATCAGGCTTCGTGCACATGAAGCTCAACGCGTTGTAACCGCCAGCAAGTTTGAATTTGGTAGTGGTATCACTCTCTATGATCGTTTCAACACTGGTACAAAATTCGCGGACGCAATGGCGTACAAAGGTTGCAAAGAAATCGACGGTGATTATATAAACTACATGAAATCCCAGCTCGAGAGGAAACCAATTATGCTTTCGGGTCCTCTTTTACCAGAACCAACCAACTCAACCTTGGACGAAAAATGGGATTCATGGCTCTCAGGCTTCAATACTAAACATGTAATTTACTGCGCATTGGGAAGTGAATGTTCTTTAAACAAGTCTCAATTACAAGAATTAGTGCTCGGTCTTGAACTAACCGGTTTTCCGTTTCTTGCGGCGCTTAAGCCACCGGTTGAGTTTGATTCGATTGAACAGGTGTTACCGGAAGGGTTTAAAGAAAGAGTTGAAGGAAGCGGAGTTGTGTATGATGGATGGGTTCAGCAACAATTGATTTTGGAGCACCCTTCTGTTGGGTGCTTCATAACACATTGTGGAGCGGCTTCCATAACCGAAGCGCTTGTGAGTTCGTGTCAGCTCGTGTTGCTGCCTGGGCCTTATAGTGATCATGCAATTGCTGCGAGGAATTTGGGGAGTAGGTTGAAGGTTGGGATTGAAGTTGAAAAAGGTGAAGAGGATGGTTTGTTCAGCAAAGAGAATGTGTGCATAGCTGTTAAGACTGCGATGGATGATGAGAATCAAGTtggaaaagaaataagagaaaatCATAGCAAAATTAGGAATCTTTTGTTAAGCAATGATTTTGAGTCGTCTTGTATTGATGGTTTTGTTGGTGAGCTTCAGTCTTTGCTTTGA
- the LOC130945910 gene encoding homeobox-leucine zipper protein ROC2-like, whose product MDCENDCSRNINVTELPTITPWNHSSANAPPRDQESSHPIFSNRGMDNSKISSGGCGRFNGDLYCSSINPLPIHESDPSFPNRGTNNMDGFNGASYDLHSFSANAPLPRQESDPIFPTGGMMNSNMCGGGGFNRASDLLLVVSMYAEPTKSEIIALAESAMDELSKIAMEGQPLWVPQKDKKFETLNDIEYLRQFGEVQEIESMKEIMKLVEVGQEESSSSQYLLPTVDSFGRELVPLSLSGVPKEALQTEASRDMGYLDISSTKLLHLLMDVNQWSKAFDNIVTRAAVLGTLSNGAEESYDGKVQVMFAEYHLPTPFVPSRECYFARYCKQLPYEMWGVVDVSLEKHFPSLATNFRRRPSGCLIRPMPDGFSKVIWVEHVEADHSQLSNHFRPLVTTGLGFGATRWINSIIKHTESSKIMEAKSAPIYVDYGVIIPQAGRTSFLNLADRLVRTFCGDINASMTNQWMPLISSESDSSDVRVMIRNNIEDPGKPIATTVVFSTCLWLKVSPSRLFNFLRHEDSRNKWDILSRNLTIREFAYMNKGTNPGNRVSLMRAMKSEDKIEIFYIQESYIDTTGSYIVYAPLDEFALSSLANGANPNKVMVLPSGFSILPCGFPSDYIDEKGEGGSILTIAFHTIESHNIKQFFSLESVIVMKNIISDTVTSIKDAVLYNNYTNNWQYN is encoded by the exons aTGGATTGTGAGAATGATTGTTCACGGAACATCAATGTAACTGAACTTCCAACAATAACACCGTGGAATCATTCTTCAGCAAATGCTCCTCCTCGTGATCAAGAATCATCACATCCAATCTTTTCGAATAGAGGCATGGATAACAGCAAAATTTCCTCCGGCGGCTGTGGCAGATTTAATGGAGACCTTTATTGTTCTTCAATAAATCCTCTTCCCATTCATGAATCAGATCCAAGTTTCCCAAACAGAGGCACGAACAACATGGATGGATTCAATGGAGCAAGTTATGACCTTCATTCTTTTTCTGCAAATGCTCCTCTTCCTCGTCAAGAATCAGATCCAATTTTCCCAACGGGAGGCATGATGAACAGCAACATGTGTGGCGGCGGCGGATTCAACAGAGCAAGTGACCTTCTCTTGGTGGTGTCAATGTACGCAGAGCCAACAAAGTCAGAAATCATAGCCCTTGCTGAGTCCGCGATGGATGAATTGTCGAAAATAGCCATGGAAGGGCAGCCTTTGTGGGTGCCGCAGAAGGACAAGAAGTTCGAAACGCTTAACGATATCGAGTACTTGAGGCAGTTCGGTGAGGTTCAAGAAATTGAATCGATGAAGGAGATTATGAAGCTTGTTGAGGTTGGACAAGAAGAGTCTTCTTCTTCCCAGTACTTGTTGCCAACCGTTGACTCGTTTGGAAGGGAGCTTGTTCCGTTATCTCTCAGTGGAGTTCCCAAGGAAGCTCTTCAAACTGAAGCTTCACGTGATATGGGGTACCTCGATATCAGTTCCACCAAACTTCTTCACTTGCTTATGGACGTG AATCAATGGTCCAAAGCATTCGACAATATTGTCACCAGGGCAGCGGTGCTAGGAACCTTATCAAATGGAGCGGAAGAAAGTTATGATGGAAAAGTGCAAGTG ATGTTCGCAGAATATCATTTGCCTACACCATTTGTGCCATCAAGGGAGTGCTATTTTGCAAGGTACTGCAAGCAGTTACCTTATGAAATGTGGGGTGTTGTTGATGTGTCCCTTGAGAAGCATTTTCCATCTCTAGCAACCAATTTCAGAAGAAGACCATCAGGCTGCTTGATTAGGCCAATGCCAGATGGATTCTCTAag GTTATATGGGTGGAGCATGTGGAAGCAGACCATAGCCAACTGAGCAACCATTTCCGGCCACTAGTAACAACGGGTTTGGGTTTTGGTGCAACTCGTTGGATTAATTCTATAATTAAGCACACTGAATCATCTAAAATTATGGAGGCTAAATCAGCTCCAATTTATGTGGATTATGGAG TTATAATACCACAAGCTGGAAGGACAAGTTTCCTTAACCTGGCAGACAGACTTGTGAGAACCTTTTGTGGTGATATCAATGCTTCAATGACGAATCAATGGATGCCATTAATATCTTCAGAATCTGATTCTTCAGATGTGAGGGTGATGATCAGGAATAACATTGAGGATCCTGGGAAACCTATTGCTACAACTGTGGTGTTTAGCACTTGTCTTTGGCTTAAAGTCTCACCATCACGGTTGTTCAATTTCTTGCGTCACGAGGATTCAAGAAACAAG TGGGATATACTTTCACGTAATCTTACAATTCGGGAATTTGCATATATGAACAAAGGCACAAATCCAGGGAATCGTGTTTCTTTAATGCGAGCAATG AAATCTGAAGACAAGATTGAGATCTTTTACATTCAAGAGAGCTACATAGACACAACAGGGTCCTATATTGTTTATGCTCCACTAGACGAATTTGCTTTGTCATCTCTTGCAAATGGAGCAAACCCTAACAAGGTAATGGTCCTTCCATCAGGATTTTCTATCCTTCCTTGTGGGTTCCCTAGTGATTATATTGATGAAAAGGGTGAAGGTGGAAGCATTTTAACTATTGCGTTTCATACAATTGAGAGTCACAAcattaaacaatttttttctcTTGAATCAGTTATTGtcatgaaaaatattatttcagACACTGTCACCAGTATAAAAGATGCCGTGTTGTATAataattacactaacaattggCAGTATAATTGA